The Lycium barbarum isolate Lr01 chromosome 9, ASM1917538v2, whole genome shotgun sequence genome has a segment encoding these proteins:
- the LOC132609529 gene encoding uncharacterized protein LOC132609529 isoform X2, translated as MEFEVSIFGSNKCEREYEGEEEINHTCKNFTSQGTLSLKMASVSNENVQENVDEVVENEYFDQEIFKSPKCTRWFNKNLAKNITQERGIILDNLEARWPDFYRRLMTSGWMCFAAEPIKANYTIVREFYANATESDFANDLVVTVRGKQVRFDSERINAYYNLPNGDNDVHRERGKELGTEWFVTNLHGGKMPKWIANNLKIESSEFTAEARTWLSILCARVLPSKNETEVTLERARIICAVMDGLPVDVGQFIVQEIHEVVMERTKSLFFPSLITYLCQQDGVIKKDGDREKGPEKPIHPLKKRAAGNAQKKRNIDVASPSFGRFPDSTGETSGSTAAAEPMEPLRDGAMPFRYIFTQVHDMDTHIRQLVAGLPSGPVGEGFSTLPSGSNALTLLSVVQELQHIKERLRKIEMRQKKQREHEKKKSKFLTNLISTLRQFCGAQDDDVDEHDFVLSEPSSSSSE; from the exons ATGGAGTTTGAAGTTTCCATCTTTGGTTCAAATAAGTGTGAGAGAGAGTATGAAGGAGAAGAGGAAATCAATCATACTTGCAAGAATTTCACATCACAAG GTACTTTGAGCTTGAAAATGGCTTCGGTATCAAatgaaaatgttcaagaaaatgtCGACGAAGTGGTCGAAAATGAGTACTTTGACCAAGAAATATTCAAGTCGCCAAAATGTACCCGGTGGTTCAACAAAAATTTGGCGAAGAACATTACCCAGGAAAGAGGCATCATCTTGGATAATCTTGAAGCAAGATGGCCTGATTTCTATAGAAGGTTGATGACGAGTGGTTGGATGTGCTTTGCTGCGGAACCAATCAAAGCCAACTACACAATTGTCCGTGAATTTTATGCTAACGCAACTGAGAGCGACTTTGCCAATGACTTGGTCGTCACGGTCCGAGGCAAGCAAGTCCGATTTGATTCAGAGAGAATAAATGCATATTACAACCTTCCAAATGGGGACAATGATGTGCATAGGGAAAGGGGCAAAGAGTTGGGTACAGAATGGTTTGTAACAAATCTGCACGGGGGGAAAATGCCAAAGTGGATAGCCAACAATTTGAAGATTGAGTCCTCTGAGTTTACTGCTGAAGCCAGGACATGGCTTTCCATTTTGTGTGCTCGAGTCCTGCCGTCAAAGAACGAGACAGAGGTGACACTTGAGAGGGCCAGAATAATTTGTGCAGTTATGGATGGGTTGCCGGTTGATGTTGGCCAGTTCATTGTGCAAGAGATTCATGAGGTGGTCATGGAGAGAACCAAGAGCCTATTCTTTCCATCCTTGATCACATATCTATGCCAGCAAGATGGGGTAATAAAAAAGGATGGTGATAGGGAGAAGGGTCCTGAGAAGCCGATTCATCCGTTGAAGAAAAGAGCGGCAGGAAATGCACAGAAGAAAAGGAATATTGATGTGGCATCTCCATCATTTGGTCGGTTCCCTGACTCTACTGGTGAGACATCTGGTTCGACTGCAGCTGCAGAGCCCATGGAACCACTTCGAGATGGTGCCATGCCATTTAGATACATCTTCACTCAGGTCCATGATATGGACACACATATTCGCCAGCTTGTGGCTGGTCTCCCTTCGGGCCCAGTTGGAGAGGGCTTCTCTACACTTCCGTCTGGATCGAATGCTCTGACCTTATTGAGTGTTGTGCAGGAGCTGCAACACATCAAAGAAAGACTGAGAAAGATTGAGATGAGACAGAAGAAGCAAAGAGagcatgaaaagaaaaagagCAAGTTCCTAACAAATCTCATAAGCACACTGCGACAGTTCTGTGGAGCACAGGATGATGATGTAGACGAGCACGACTTTGTCCTATCCGAGCCTAGTAGCTCCAGCTCAGAGTGA
- the LOC132609529 gene encoding uncharacterized protein LOC132609529 isoform X1, with protein sequence MKVAPKNPHFFKPILPGFKHQIKIPIAFSKYLNGCNQEHAILRRGGKKWTVKVNGRLLEEGWGNFAEDHDLQLGDCLVFRHEGEMEFEVSIFGSNKCEREYEGEEEINHTCKNFTSQGTLSLKMASVSNENVQENVDEVVENEYFDQEIFKSPKCTRWFNKNLAKNITQERGIILDNLEARWPDFYRRLMTSGWMCFAAEPIKANYTIVREFYANATESDFANDLVVTVRGKQVRFDSERINAYYNLPNGDNDVHRERGKELGTEWFVTNLHGGKMPKWIANNLKIESSEFTAEARTWLSILCARVLPSKNETEVTLERARIICAVMDGLPVDVGQFIVQEIHEVVMERTKSLFFPSLITYLCQQDGVIKKDGDREKGPEKPIHPLKKRAAGNAQKKRNIDVASPSFGRFPDSTGETSGSTAAAEPMEPLRDGAMPFRYIFTQVHDMDTHIRQLVAGLPSGPVGEGFSTLPSGSNALTLLSVVQELQHIKERLRKIEMRQKKQREHEKKKSKFLTNLISTLRQFCGAQDDDVDEHDFVLSEPSSSSSE encoded by the exons ATGAAAGTTGCTCCAAAGAATCCTCACTTCTTTAAACCTATTTTGCCTGGTTTCAAGCATCAAATT AAAATCCCCATAGCTTTTTCCAAGTATTTGAATGGATGTAATCAAGAACATGCAATATTGAGAAGGGGAGGTAAGAAGTGGACAGTAAAAGTGAACGGACGGTTATTAGAAGAGGGTTGGGGAAATTTTGCAGAGGATCATGATTTACAGTTGGGAGATTGCTTGGTTTTCAGACATGAAGGAGAAATGGAGTTTGAAGTTTCCATCTTTGGTTCAAATAAGTGTGAGAGAGAGTATGAAGGAGAAGAGGAAATCAATCATACTTGCAAGAATTTCACATCACAAG GTACTTTGAGCTTGAAAATGGCTTCGGTATCAAatgaaaatgttcaagaaaatgtCGACGAAGTGGTCGAAAATGAGTACTTTGACCAAGAAATATTCAAGTCGCCAAAATGTACCCGGTGGTTCAACAAAAATTTGGCGAAGAACATTACCCAGGAAAGAGGCATCATCTTGGATAATCTTGAAGCAAGATGGCCTGATTTCTATAGAAGGTTGATGACGAGTGGTTGGATGTGCTTTGCTGCGGAACCAATCAAAGCCAACTACACAATTGTCCGTGAATTTTATGCTAACGCAACTGAGAGCGACTTTGCCAATGACTTGGTCGTCACGGTCCGAGGCAAGCAAGTCCGATTTGATTCAGAGAGAATAAATGCATATTACAACCTTCCAAATGGGGACAATGATGTGCATAGGGAAAGGGGCAAAGAGTTGGGTACAGAATGGTTTGTAACAAATCTGCACGGGGGGAAAATGCCAAAGTGGATAGCCAACAATTTGAAGATTGAGTCCTCTGAGTTTACTGCTGAAGCCAGGACATGGCTTTCCATTTTGTGTGCTCGAGTCCTGCCGTCAAAGAACGAGACAGAGGTGACACTTGAGAGGGCCAGAATAATTTGTGCAGTTATGGATGGGTTGCCGGTTGATGTTGGCCAGTTCATTGTGCAAGAGATTCATGAGGTGGTCATGGAGAGAACCAAGAGCCTATTCTTTCCATCCTTGATCACATATCTATGCCAGCAAGATGGGGTAATAAAAAAGGATGGTGATAGGGAGAAGGGTCCTGAGAAGCCGATTCATCCGTTGAAGAAAAGAGCGGCAGGAAATGCACAGAAGAAAAGGAATATTGATGTGGCATCTCCATCATTTGGTCGGTTCCCTGACTCTACTGGTGAGACATCTGGTTCGACTGCAGCTGCAGAGCCCATGGAACCACTTCGAGATGGTGCCATGCCATTTAGATACATCTTCACTCAGGTCCATGATATGGACACACATATTCGCCAGCTTGTGGCTGGTCTCCCTTCGGGCCCAGTTGGAGAGGGCTTCTCTACACTTCCGTCTGGATCGAATGCTCTGACCTTATTGAGTGTTGTGCAGGAGCTGCAACACATCAAAGAAAGACTGAGAAAGATTGAGATGAGACAGAAGAAGCAAAGAGagcatgaaaagaaaaagagCAAGTTCCTAACAAATCTCATAAGCACACTGCGACAGTTCTGTGGAGCACAGGATGATGATGTAGACGAGCACGACTTTGTCCTATCCGAGCCTAGTAGCTCCAGCTCAGAGTGA
- the LOC132609530 gene encoding putative F-box protein At3g25750 isoform X2, giving the protein MSTADWSKLPMELVGLIASRLHFAEDCLRFGAVCKSWRIGILQNGNSLCSFLPWLMLPQWKNESLRTCYSPSNCKSYDICLPDVLDKRCWGSSHGWLVTLGANFEMHLLNPLSRAQISLPPLHKCPNLNLVCTGKSFRDSFVYKVILSASPCSADCVIFAIYSDNWKMAFAKPGDVSWTPLSCIRGHVDDAICHDGRFYAIDTFGEVLIWDFSGSFLKKIAFTPSRDMDNLVYVTTYLAEIEGQIHAIMRLLFDTRITDAPCLSTWCFKIYKLDICNEMWEEVKSLGDWSIFVGSNHSFSISCSVYPECESNCIYFTDDFSGAYYDAMHGYDMGIYNVQNGRVKPLLQENKSDFAFSLPLWIIPSLS; this is encoded by the exons ATG tcaaCAGCAGATTGGTCAAAGTTGCCGATGGAACTTGTGGGGTTAATTGCTAGTCGGCTGCATTTTGCTGAAGACTGCTTGCGATTTGGTGCAGTTTGTAAGTCATGGAGAATAGGTATACTACAAAATGGCAATTCTTTGTGCTCATTCCTTCCTTGGCTGATGCTTCCTCAGTGGAAAAATGAAAGCTTGCGCACATGTTATAGTCCTTCCAACTGTAAGAGTTATGATATATGTTTACCGGATGTTCTAGATAAACGTTGTTGGGGTTCTTCTCATGGTTGGTTAGTCACTTTAGGTGCTAATTTTGAGATGCACTTGCTGAATCCATTATCGAGGGCCCAAATTTCACTCCCGCCATTGCATAAATGCCCTAATTTGAATCTAGTTTGTACAGGAAAGAGCTTTCGCGACTCGTTTGTGTACAAAGTTATCTTGTCTGCTAGTCCGTGCTCAGCAGATTGTGTAATATTTGCTATTTATTCTGATAATTGGAAAATGGCATTTGCAAAGCCAGGTGATGTTTCTTGGACTCCCTTGAGTTGCATCCGTGGCCATGTGGACGATGCCATCTGTCATGACGGAAGGTTTTATGCTATCGACACTTTTGGAGAAGTTCTAATTTGGGACTTTTCGGGCTCTTTCTTGAAGAAAATAGCTTTCACGCCATCTCGCGATATGGATAATTTGGTGTATGTTACTACATATCTTGCCGAGATAGAGGGCCAAATACATGCAATAATGAGGCTTTTGTTTGATACAAGAATTACAGATGCCCCTTGCCTAAGCACTTGGTGTTTCAAAATTTACAAGTTGGACATCTGCAACGAGATGTGGGAAGAAGTGAAATCTTTGGGTGATTGGTCTATTTTTGTAGGAAGCAATCATTCCTTCTCGATTTCGTGCTCGGTTTACCCAGAATGTGAGAGTAATTGTATATACTTCACAGATGACTTCTCTGGAGCTTATTACGATGCAATGCATGGCTATGATATGGGTATTTACAATGTTCAGAATGGCAGGGTGAAACCTCTTCTTCAGGAAAATAAATCTGACTTTGCATTCTCACTGCCACTTTGGATAATACCAAGTTTATCTTAA
- the LOC132609530 gene encoding putative F-box protein At3g25750 isoform X1, translated as MLPTCSYSVNNCCFSEIFRAKPCRLFRQFSTIMSTADWSKLPMELVGLIASRLHFAEDCLRFGAVCKSWRIGILQNGNSLCSFLPWLMLPQWKNESLRTCYSPSNCKSYDICLPDVLDKRCWGSSHGWLVTLGANFEMHLLNPLSRAQISLPPLHKCPNLNLVCTGKSFRDSFVYKVILSASPCSADCVIFAIYSDNWKMAFAKPGDVSWTPLSCIRGHVDDAICHDGRFYAIDTFGEVLIWDFSGSFLKKIAFTPSRDMDNLVYVTTYLAEIEGQIHAIMRLLFDTRITDAPCLSTWCFKIYKLDICNEMWEEVKSLGDWSIFVGSNHSFSISCSVYPECESNCIYFTDDFSGAYYDAMHGYDMGIYNVQNGRVKPLLQENKSDFAFSLPLWIIPSLS; from the exons ATGTTGCCAACTTGTAGTTATTCAGTAAACAATTGCTGTTTCTCTGAG ATTTTCAGAGCAAAACCTTGCAGACTCTTTCGGCAGTTCAGTACTATAATG tcaaCAGCAGATTGGTCAAAGTTGCCGATGGAACTTGTGGGGTTAATTGCTAGTCGGCTGCATTTTGCTGAAGACTGCTTGCGATTTGGTGCAGTTTGTAAGTCATGGAGAATAGGTATACTACAAAATGGCAATTCTTTGTGCTCATTCCTTCCTTGGCTGATGCTTCCTCAGTGGAAAAATGAAAGCTTGCGCACATGTTATAGTCCTTCCAACTGTAAGAGTTATGATATATGTTTACCGGATGTTCTAGATAAACGTTGTTGGGGTTCTTCTCATGGTTGGTTAGTCACTTTAGGTGCTAATTTTGAGATGCACTTGCTGAATCCATTATCGAGGGCCCAAATTTCACTCCCGCCATTGCATAAATGCCCTAATTTGAATCTAGTTTGTACAGGAAAGAGCTTTCGCGACTCGTTTGTGTACAAAGTTATCTTGTCTGCTAGTCCGTGCTCAGCAGATTGTGTAATATTTGCTATTTATTCTGATAATTGGAAAATGGCATTTGCAAAGCCAGGTGATGTTTCTTGGACTCCCTTGAGTTGCATCCGTGGCCATGTGGACGATGCCATCTGTCATGACGGAAGGTTTTATGCTATCGACACTTTTGGAGAAGTTCTAATTTGGGACTTTTCGGGCTCTTTCTTGAAGAAAATAGCTTTCACGCCATCTCGCGATATGGATAATTTGGTGTATGTTACTACATATCTTGCCGAGATAGAGGGCCAAATACATGCAATAATGAGGCTTTTGTTTGATACAAGAATTACAGATGCCCCTTGCCTAAGCACTTGGTGTTTCAAAATTTACAAGTTGGACATCTGCAACGAGATGTGGGAAGAAGTGAAATCTTTGGGTGATTGGTCTATTTTTGTAGGAAGCAATCATTCCTTCTCGATTTCGTGCTCGGTTTACCCAGAATGTGAGAGTAATTGTATATACTTCACAGATGACTTCTCTGGAGCTTATTACGATGCAATGCATGGCTATGATATGGGTATTTACAATGTTCAGAATGGCAGGGTGAAACCTCTTCTTCAGGAAAATAAATCTGACTTTGCATTCTCACTGCCACTTTGGATAATACCAAGTTTATCTTAA